In a single window of the Blastopirellula retiformator genome:
- a CDS encoding suppressor of fused domain protein gives MQESVILREQPNLFETQVAILEVDGDNESIYLYVFPPQAPKQMHALWVGNYSERDAAQVEEQMRAALPPRLPHAEINEAGLIQDLEPDNWDVRWSLDQQSVAVWHLEKIVAIMPSWGPANRFPGFALGCKNETSVAWPLTSENVLLTRFAQEDEFLRDWSEDSWRQIQEGTLKSYESLHVGTMRYFAADQGKWPPLAITLSSNEGRSFMATAGMAILPMPGAEPDDDDAKSRRIELGMIGDTSEADEEVCRALSGLARYPWRYATHFDHAHTIPTEAFAGVAPQFTHLAIAETASFLPNVGLPQVAGEQPRFLFLIPITAAEQKLAENRGTQTLLEKLEASPAPLSLKRDPVE, from the coding sequence ATGCAGGAATCGGTGATCCTTCGCGAACAGCCGAACTTGTTCGAAACCCAAGTCGCCATCCTGGAAGTTGATGGCGACAACGAGAGCATCTATCTCTACGTCTTCCCGCCGCAAGCGCCGAAGCAGATGCATGCGCTTTGGGTCGGCAACTATAGCGAGCGAGACGCCGCTCAGGTCGAAGAGCAAATGCGGGCCGCGCTGCCGCCACGGTTGCCCCATGCCGAGATCAACGAGGCCGGCCTAATTCAAGATCTGGAGCCAGACAACTGGGATGTACGCTGGAGTCTGGATCAGCAAAGCGTCGCGGTGTGGCACTTGGAAAAGATCGTCGCGATCATGCCGTCATGGGGCCCGGCGAATCGCTTCCCTGGCTTTGCCTTGGGCTGTAAGAACGAAACGTCGGTGGCCTGGCCGCTGACCTCAGAGAATGTGTTGCTGACGCGGTTTGCCCAGGAAGACGAATTCTTGCGCGACTGGAGCGAAGACTCGTGGCGTCAGATCCAAGAGGGAACGCTCAAAAGCTACGAGTCGCTCCATGTCGGCACGATGCGTTACTTCGCCGCCGATCAAGGGAAGTGGCCGCCGCTGGCGATTACGCTCTCCAGCAACGAGGGGCGTAGTTTCATGGCGACCGCCGGCATGGCGATCTTGCCGATGCCGGGCGCCGAACCGGATGACGACGACGCCAAGTCGCGTCGCATCGAATTGGGAATGATTGGCGATACCTCGGAAGCCGACGAGGAAGTCTGCCGGGCACTGTCAGGCTTGGCCCGCTATCCCTGGCGTTACGCAACCCATTTTGATCATGCACACACGATTCCGACCGAGGCCTTCGCTGGCGTCGCCCCGCAGTTTACGCACCTGGCGATCGCCGAAACGGCCAGTTTCTTGCCGAACGTTGGACTCCCCCAAGTCGCCGGCGAGCAGCCTCGCTTCCTGTTTCTGATCCCAATTACCGCCGCTGAACAAAAGCTGGCCGAAAACCGCGGAACGCAGACGCTGCTGGAAAAACTAGAAGCCTCCCCTGCCCCGCTTTCTCTAAAACGCGATCCGGTGGAGTAG
- the cmk gene encoding (d)CMP kinase: protein MIVTIDGPAGAGKSSISRQVAQRLGFEFLDTGAMYRAVAWAVLRNDRELTDETAVAEVANQIGIDLSGGRVLVDGVDATDDIRSPEVTQATRFAASNTAVRMHLVGLQQQFGREKDLVTEGRDQGTVVFPHAECKIFLTASPEERARRRVADLATRGVAAEFDDILAQQNRRDEEDSSREVGPLRKADDAVELCTDGMTPDEVIQRLIDIVQQRQAAL from the coding sequence ATGATCGTCACCATCGACGGGCCAGCCGGCGCCGGCAAGAGCTCGATCTCGCGGCAAGTCGCTCAGCGGCTGGGCTTTGAGTTTCTCGATACCGGCGCGATGTACCGCGCGGTCGCGTGGGCGGTGTTGCGAAACGACCGAGAGCTGACTGACGAAACGGCCGTCGCCGAAGTCGCCAACCAGATCGGCATCGATCTCTCTGGCGGGCGAGTGCTAGTCGACGGCGTCGACGCGACCGACGACATCCGTTCGCCCGAAGTGACCCAAGCGACGCGTTTCGCTGCGTCGAATACCGCCGTACGGATGCACTTGGTCGGACTACAGCAACAGTTTGGCCGCGAGAAAGACCTGGTCACCGAAGGCCGCGATCAAGGGACGGTCGTCTTTCCGCATGCCGAATGCAAGATCTTTCTGACCGCATCGCCGGAAGAACGAGCTCGCCGCCGCGTGGCGGATCTGGCGACGCGGGGCGTTGCCGCCGAGTTTGACGACATCCTGGCGCAACAGAATCGCCGCGACGAGGAAGACTCGAGCCGCGAAGTTGGCCCGCTGCGAAAAGCGGACGACGCGGTCGAGTTGTGCACCGACGGGATGACGCCCGACGAAGTGATCCAGCGGTTGATCGACATCGTGCAACAGCGACAGGCCGCCCTCTGA
- a CDS encoding lysophospholipid acyltransferase family protein: MSKEAAQHKRSFLKRIWYDTLRVTSRLAGVCLFRIRVYGRENWPTEGGGLVCPNHQSFLDPLLVGLTCDRRLNFLARGTLFKFLPLRMLISSLDAIPVDREGSGLAGLKETLKRLKRGELVLIFPEGTRTRDGELQPLKGGFIPMARRGGVPIVPVAIDGAFDAWPRTATLPRRSVIHIRIAPPISTEMLQTLCDEELLAELDRRIADAFAAIRASRALA; this comes from the coding sequence ATGAGCAAAGAAGCAGCGCAGCACAAACGCTCGTTCCTGAAGCGAATTTGGTACGACACGTTGCGGGTAACGTCGCGACTGGCCGGCGTCTGCCTTTTCCGGATCCGCGTCTACGGCCGCGAAAACTGGCCGACCGAAGGAGGCGGGCTCGTCTGCCCGAACCACCAGAGCTTTCTCGATCCGCTGCTGGTCGGGCTGACGTGCGATCGCCGACTCAATTTTCTGGCCCGCGGCACGCTGTTCAAATTCCTACCGTTGCGGATGCTGATCAGCTCGCTGGATGCGATCCCAGTCGATCGCGAAGGTTCCGGCCTGGCAGGGCTAAAGGAAACGCTGAAGCGTCTGAAGCGGGGTGAATTGGTTCTGATCTTCCCCGAAGGAACCCGCACCCGCGACGGCGAACTCCAGCCGCTCAAAGGGGGCTTCATTCCGATGGCGCGTCGCGGCGGCGTGCCAATCGTCCCCGTAGCGATCGACGGCGCGTTTGACGCCTGGCCGCGAACCGCCACACTGCCGCGCCGCAGCGTGATCCACATCCGCATCGCACCACCGATTTCCACAGAGATGCTGCAGACGCTTTGCGATGAAGAGTTGCTGGCGGAACTCGATCGACGGATTGCGGATGCGTTCGCCGCGATTCGAGCGAGCCGGGCTTTGGCGTAG
- a CDS encoding adenine phosphoribosyltransferase — protein sequence MNAIQLEAYIRDIPNFPKEGILFKDITPLLADPQAFGAVIDQMAAQYEGKGIDVIVAAEARGFIFAAPLALKLGVGFVPVRKPGKLPFDTHSFEYELEYGTDTLEIHIDGVSAGQNVLLVDDLLATGGTIKACANLVEKIGATVAGCCFLIELGFLDGAAKVAPHECFSLIKY from the coding sequence ATGAACGCTATCCAACTCGAAGCTTACATTCGCGACATCCCCAACTTTCCGAAGGAAGGGATTCTGTTCAAAGACATCACTCCCCTGCTCGCCGATCCGCAGGCGTTTGGCGCCGTGATCGACCAAATGGCGGCGCAGTACGAGGGAAAAGGGATCGATGTGATCGTCGCGGCCGAAGCCCGCGGGTTCATCTTCGCCGCCCCGCTGGCGCTGAAGTTGGGAGTCGGCTTCGTGCCGGTTCGTAAGCCCGGCAAGCTGCCGTTCGACACGCACTCCTTCGAGTACGAACTGGAGTACGGTACCGACACGCTGGAGATCCACATCGACGGCGTCTCGGCTGGTCAGAACGTCTTGCTGGTCGACGACCTGCTGGCGACCGGGGGTACGATCAAGGCTTGTGCGAACCTGGTCGAAAAGATCGGCGCCACCGTCGCTGGTTGCTGCTTTCTGATCGAGCTGGGCTTTCTGGACGGCGCCGCCAAGGTTGCTCCGCACGAATGCTTCAGCCTGATCAAATACTAG